The window TCAGATTATTATGCACGGCTCCGCTCTATATATGATGAGGTACCAATCAGGTTATAGTGGGATGGATAGGATTCCTCCACCCTTAATTAGAGGCTTCGGGTTTGATCCTTGGATATAAAACAAATTCAGTTAGGAAGTGCTTCCCCTTAAAAGACCTCATGCAGCATGAATCTGAATTAGTCTGGACATAATATGAATACCGACACCAGGtagaaataacaaaaaaaaagatatttgatAAGGTAATTAAACTCATATTAATCTGCATTTGAGCCATGATTTATCTTAATTTCAGGTACTTGTGGACTCAGCTTTGGCTACTCCTTGTCAAGTTATGCCTTGTGGAACATGTATATTAGTTGAAGGGATATTACAACAGCCATTGATGAAAGGGAAATATCAAGTTATTGAGCTCAAAACAGAGAAAATTCTACATTTGGGGACTGTGGACCAATATAAATATCCATTATCAAAAAAAAGATTGCCTCTGGAATCCTTAAGAAATTTTCCCCATTTTCGACCACGAACAACAACGGTGATTACAATATCTAATAATTCATGACATTTTAAATGATGAGACGATTATAGTGTGTTTGATCTGATTGAAGTCATTTTCACGAAaatatattctgccaaaaatcttTCATTGGTATTCTATTGTCGATTAAAAAGATAAATCGTTTCATAAAGTTAGATATTAAAATTAGTAATTAGGGCTAATAACTCTTTTTCGGTCGATCCAATTATTAGTAAATTCATATTTTAGTCCTTATGATATATGACTTAacatatttaaccttcaattaattgaatttttTGGTCCTTCAGTTATTAGTAAATTTTGATTTTAGTCCTCATGATATTTGAGCAATCATATTTAACCTACAATTAATTGACTTTTTTGGTCCTTCAGCTATTAAATTCTGATTTAATCCTTATGATTATGAATAAACATAATTtaccttcaattaattgaaatgtGCATGTTTGATATATCCCTTTGcttgtgaatattcacaaatttatcATGATTATTAATTGTTTCATCACTTACTTACCTATTTGTTATGTTAAATTTGTATAGTTACTCCATATTTGGTAGCTAATATAATTCTGAAATAATTCAAATATAACATGTTTTCTTCACGAAGGCAAAAAAACACAATTTAAATTTGTCGAGTCAATATAATATCTATTATTTTGCTAATTGGTCCATTGTATTTGCTTGGTGATACTATGTATATATCCTCTATTAATTATCTTGATTCTCAAATTTATTTTGTAGGTGGCATCTGTTATGAGAATCCATAATGCACTTACTTTGGCAACTCATACTTTTTTCCAAGACCAAGGGTTCCTACATGTTCAAACACCTATAATTACAACCAATAATTCAGAAACTCTCAGTAAGAAATTTCAAGTAACAACTCTTCTCAACAATGGGAAAATTGACAACCAATTagttaattctcttgaattctctaAAGATTTTTTTTCACAAGAGACTTATCTGATAGATTGTGGTCATTTTCATCTTGAGAGTCAAGCTTGTGCCCTTGGAAATGTGTATTCATTTGGCCCAAGATTTAAAGCAGAGAAATCATCAGAGTCCAATAATTTATTAGCTGAGACATGGATGGTGGACGTTGAAATGGCCTTCTCCGAGTTAGAGGTAAAATTCTGAGAGTTCAATTTCTATACATTGTCAGTATAATTCTTTTATATTATCAACTTAAGGTAACTTATAATTATAACATGCAGTCACTGGACCAATAATTTTGATACAGAACATACGATTTATATATATTGAGCAGATCTTActctcatatatatatgtgtgtgtgagagagagaaaCTACAATTCTAAATCCATAATTTTAAAATACAATAAGCTCACGGGTAAGAACCTTAAGGTTGCATTCATCAAATTTGAATTTTAAATTCGCATTTTTGGGTAATAGTCTATGGCTATCCTATTTGACTTTTAACTACTATACGTTGAGTCGTGTAAACTAATTTTAATTGACTTTATCTTAATACCTTAATTTTAATTGACTAACTTTACCTAAAATATAACTGTGCGTACGTAGCTACCCATAAAATCAATTTAAAAGACATATAGCTCTCACGTCTTATTGCATTTGCGTTGGACTTTCTCATGCCTATATATCTTGTTTGTGCCTGTGTAGGTGACTAAAGAAATAAAAATTGGCTACGAAATTCGTCGCTAAATAGTCCGTAGCTCAGAGGGCATATGTAGCATTATGGGTTCAATCGAACCCCTAACTTTCAACACAGAGTATAAATTTATGTATAAAGATTTATTAAAATCAGAATAAATATAGATATGAAatcataactttaaaaatataacgAGTTCAATGCTAGTAATCTTAAAATTGAACCCATATAGTTTAGATCTTGGATCCGCCTTTGCCTTGCTAACAAGAATTTTTGATAATCAATCTCTCAACCTATTAATGACGGATTTTTGTTATGATAGAAAttccttctttttatttttttgtacttGCCTTAACATTTGATTTTTGAACCAAATAACCTACCTATTTGCTATTATTCTGTGGTATCTTTAGGATGCCATGGATTGTGCAGATGAGTTCTTGAAATTTGTATGCAAAAGGATTTTAGAGAGTTGCACTGAAGACATCCAATTTATCTTGAAAAGGATTGATAAAGCTGTTATGGATCGCCTTCAATTGATCATATCAAGTTCATTTGAAAAAATTTCTTACGATGTAGCCATAGAAGTTTTAACAGAGGTAATCATATTTCCTTGAAGTTATAATTGTATTTTTAGTCGCTCAATTATCGGTAAGTTCTAAAATGGTTCTTGAAATATATGACTAAGCATATTTAACCAGTGGCGGATTTAAGATTTTCATTCAGGttgttcggaaaaaaaaaagctaaatatacactgtaattttttgctgagggtgttcaaaagttgaTATATACACCTAAATACAGAAAATTtatcctatatatacactgtaatttatcctatatatacactgtaacaCCCTCACTTAcacgtagatccgcccctgtatttaaccttcaattaagtAAAATATGTGTTTTGGTCCCttaatatatatagaaaatatgttAGATTTAGACTATCCCTGGAATTATATTACTCTTAGATATAGACTAATGGCACAAAAATACCAAATCAACATAACACGTGTAATCAAATGATCTACTAGTTAATAATTCATCAAATTCGTAAAGATTTACAAGTGGAGGgagaaaaaaaaatgcataatTAAAGGAATAGCTTGGAACCCATAAGGGATTTATTTGTCTATATATTGTTCCATTCGATCTTATTTCAATTAATATTAAAGGTTAAATATGTTTAGTCATATATCACAAGGACCAAAATCGGAGATTGTTGAGGGATAAAAAGTCAAATGATTGAAGTTTTGGAAATATGATGCTTTATATATCCTTGTATTGTATGATGATCCGAGAGCAGGCTACTGGGAATAAATTTGAAAAGAAGATCGAGTGGGGAGATTCTTTGACTGAAGAACATGAAAGGTATAATCTGAGTGTTAATTTTACTATAATCATTAAACTTTACTTACTGAAATAGTGACGTTATTAAAAAATATTCACATTAAATTAACTAAACTATGTGCAAATCGAAAAATGCAATGACCAGAAGTCAACTTTTGGAGTTGAATCATGTTCCACTCATCATTTGTCACGTCAACATTTTGCCACTTTATACATTTCATGTCAGAAATTTAAATATATTTCACCGTCTAATGTGTTCATGTTTTAAATAAACGAGTATTATGTTCATACTTaaataaaacaagaaaagaaaagaaaaaaaaataccttTATGGTATTAAATTTGAGAAATTTTTAGAACTAAATGACTTCTATACTATTACTCTGTTGGAGTGATCAATTCACACATATGTAGTTCTTACTAAATTTTTTAAAATCTCTTTGGTTGGCAGTTATTTGGTTAATGAGATATACACAAAGCCAGTGATAATATACAACCATCCAAAAGAAATTAAGTCATTTTACGCAAAGTTGAATGAAGATGGGAAAACAGTCGCAACATTTGATGTGGTTTTACCAAAGGTAATACAATATGTTTAGCAGAAAGACAGATATTTCTTGTTCATTATTAGATAACACTTATTCACAAGAGACAAAAAAATGTACTATACATAATAGAGATTGCATTTACTTTTACTTATAAATTCTTCTCTAGATAATCCTAGCAGCAACCTTCAAGAGTAATCAAGTTAATTAAAGCCTATTTATGTGCAGGTGGGAACTCTTGTTAGGGGAAGCCAAAGTGAGGAATGTTTTGACAAATTAAGAACAAGGTAACAAACCTATATTCATTCAGATAAGTTGTTATATACCCTTTTAAATCTATTTTCATCAGTGTTATATTATCCTGAGCGCGTACAATATTTTAAGTTTGTAAAAGTTGAGcactttaatttttgtccaatGGATGAAATTTCAAAATGAATCATTTAATAGTGCTAGTGAATATTTCATGTGCCTTCCGCATGACCAATCAAAATAGTAACGATTGTGATTGGGATCTTTAGCTTGCACAATTTCATTAATTTTCTCCCACGACTTATTTTCTTTACTAGCAAACATTTTTTTGGAACACATTTCTGGTGATTCATTTATCGAgactttttgttttgttttttttgttgtgGTTGCTGTAATTGGAGGAAAAATGAAACCGGGAAGAAAATCTCTATCAGGATTATTTTCTACTTTAGCCAGTCACATGAACAACACATGATGTTTCCGTTAATTTCAATAGCCAATTTGGATATTCTGCAAGTTGGACCAAAGGTGCTCAATTTTTGCAAACTTAAAAGGACTATATGCGTTCAAGATAATATATACCCTCAAACTTAAGAGACCATTTGACTTAAAAGCTCCCTGAGAGTTATCTCTCTATCAAAAAATTCTAGAATTTGTTACAAAATTCATCTCTAATCTGTCCGTAGCTAACAAGATTTTTTTATAATTCATTACTAATTCATATTAAATAGGATTAGGTACAATTTTATTACTTATTGACAAAAATTGTCCATCGCTAATATGTTATTGTGCTTACTAACATTCTCAACCATATTGTGTTGTTTCCTTGAATGTCTTTTTTGCAGGATAGAGGAATTAGAATTGCCAAAACAGCAGTATGAATGGTTTTTAGATCTTCGCAAAAATGGGGCAGCTAAAACTTCTGGTTTCAATCTAATGCTTGAACCTTTAGTTCTCTATGCCACTGGCTTGAATGATGTTAAGGATGTTGTCCCTTTCCCTAGAAGTTTTGGCAGAGCCAAGTTTTAAGTTCTTAAGTTAAAAATATGCAAAAATATAAAAAGATGGGTGTCCATTCAAAAACTTCTAACATTAATGGTGCAATTTGTAACATATTTTAAATGCAGGAGACTGATCAAAAGACAATAATAAATGTTCGTAACACTTTCTATCTTGACTTTGGTTGTGCATTTATGGTACGTTCTTATTGTGACCGCTTGTTATGCATTTTTAATATTATCAAAAGGTATCTCAGGTAGACAGAGATAAGTCTTTTCATACAAGTGACAACCTTCATCAATATAGTGGTATGAAGATGAAACAAAATTTTAAAGCATAAGACTTAAATTTTTTTAGTGTTGCACAATAATAGCAAAAGGTCATCACGCTATTTTGATGGTGAAAAAAGTGACACCTTATCTAACTTAAGAGATCAAATGTGAGTTTAGATTTATTAGTAGACTAAGTAATTAACTTAATGAGATGTATACAGTGTCTGAATATCAGTTGTACAACATTATCTTAAGATATAAAAGACATATACtcatgaaaaaaagaagaaacgtTGTGCTACATGTTTCATATCATGTGTACAAATTACATTAAAAGGGTTAACATAAGTATTATCTGGACTTATTATTATGTGAGACCTATTGAGCACCCTCACAACTCCTCGTAGTGCTCGGACCTTGGTTCAATGTCCGTGAGAAAGGAAAGTTCATTGATGAAATCCCATTTAGTTTGTGTTTGTCTGATTGAGAGATAATTAAGAGTTGGTCCACACACAGAGATGCTAATTAGCCTATTAAGTTAGTCTTCTACTTAAAACCTAAGGAATTTCCTTTGAATATACCATTATGAGTTTAGGAAATAAGATCTATACAAAACAAGGGATTCATTATCTTGTGAGGATTCTCAACAATAAACAATTTAAAATCATGCTATGAAATcagtgatttgaaatcatgatgatttgaagttgaagttttgttttgACATAGAGTTTGGATTTCTtgagttgtattttttcttatagacataaaaaccccacaagttgcgAAAACCATCAAAACTTTCTCAATGCTTGTACAATCTTaacaaatgagcaaatcatagttcataacaaaactaATACACTACTAGAAAACATTTCTAAAATATACAACATCAAATGATcgaattttagttcaataaaaagaaaattgaacatgagttgtaaAAGTAATGTAgttggtaagagtaaatttgttataaatatactgttgacacccaattttgtcccgtctctctgccaaaatacctattttaagcttctaatattttgaaaaaaataaaaaatatatattatgtttactataattattagcctcttatcaataccgccattgtatcattctatcaattattattatttatcgtattttttttttattattattattattattattcacaattttttatcatttcagtattttaccagcttacgcacacacatcgcattttatctttgcataattaaataataatatttatcttactgtggattttcggaatattattgcacggctattacgccattttttatctgaacattaatgtttgcatattttatgtcgatcaatattttaacacaagttatttaaataggtctcttattcaaatttagaaaccaaattatttcttgcactcggtccgtattttgacttaccgggctccaaatcaaatcccgattgactcctaatatttttttggactagtccatatctcttatctcaatttttagaataattcgtgttttaatttattagcctattgtt is drawn from Lycium barbarum isolate Lr01 chromosome 8, ASM1917538v2, whole genome shotgun sequence and contains these coding sequences:
- the LOC132606095 gene encoding asparagine--tRNA ligase, cytoplasmic 2-like; amino-acid sequence: MASDQDIVEKIDHVSSLCTERVILKAILGRGDGGAGLIGEKVVIGGWVKSSWEIRKEAAQPRPVLAADAASPEVVGAKEMRCMEILQSRIPLVRYIVKVLGGGDHSVREKFVMQKAPKDSTSILQISDGSCVHNLRVLVDSALATPCQVMPCGTCILVEGILQQPLMKGKYQVIELKTEKILHLGTVDQYKYPLSKKRLPLESLRNFPHFRPRTTTVASVMRIHNALTLATHTFFQDQGFLHVQTPIITTNNSETLSKKFQVTTLLNNGKIDNQLVNSLEFSKDFFSQETYLIDCGHFHLESQACALGNVYSFGPRFKAEKSSESNNLLAETWMVDVEMAFSELEDAMDCADEFLKFVCKRILESCTEDIQFILKRIDKAVMDRLQLIISSSFEKISYDVAIEVLTEATGNKFEKKIEWGDSLTEEHESYLVNEIYTKPVIIYNHPKEIKSFYAKLNEDGKTVATFDVVLPKVGTLVRGSQSEECFDKLRTRIEELELPKQQYEWFLDLRKNGAAKTSGFNLMLEPLVLYATGLNDVKDVVPFPRSFGRAKF